The following proteins are encoded in a genomic region of Micrococcaceae bacterium Sec5.8:
- a CDS encoding L-threonylcarbamoyladenylate synthase, whose product MARYFDVHPENPQARSISQAVEIVRSGGLIAYPTDSCYALGAQIGNREALDRIRTIRHLNDKHHFTLVCKDFAQLGQFVQIDNDVFRTLKAVTPGSYTFILPATKEVPRRLLHPKKKTVGVRIPDNRVVQALLAELGEPLLSSTLLLPDEDEPLTQGWEIKERLEHVVDAVIDSGDCGAEPTTVIDYSSGTAEIVRRGMGDPSRFE is encoded by the coding sequence ATGGCGAGATACTTCGATGTCCACCCCGAAAACCCGCAGGCGCGTTCCATCAGCCAGGCCGTGGAGATTGTCCGGTCCGGAGGTCTAATCGCCTATCCCACCGACTCCTGCTATGCACTCGGCGCCCAAATCGGCAACCGGGAGGCCTTGGACCGCATCCGAACCATCCGCCATCTCAACGATAAACACCACTTCACGCTGGTGTGCAAGGACTTCGCCCAGCTGGGACAGTTCGTGCAAATCGACAACGACGTGTTCCGCACCCTCAAGGCTGTCACTCCCGGCAGCTACACGTTCATCCTGCCTGCCACCAAGGAAGTCCCCCGGCGTCTCCTGCACCCGAAGAAGAAGACCGTCGGCGTACGTATCCCGGACAACCGGGTGGTCCAGGCACTGCTGGCAGAATTAGGCGAGCCGCTGCTTTCGAGCACACTCCTGCTGCCGGACGAGGACGAGCCCCTGACGCAGGGATGGGAAATCAAGGAACGGCTCGAGCACGTGGTGGACGCCGTCATTGACTCCGGAGACTGCGGTGCCGAGCCGACGACGGTGATCGATTACTCCAGCGGCACAGCTGAAATCGTCCGGCGCGGCATGGGCGACCCGTCCCGCTTCGAATAG
- a CDS encoding DUF6457 domain-containing protein encodes MTLPRDEDSTLRHWSTRLIQALQILDLEMDHEKIVQVADESLKAVGPHADAISAFIVGFAAGTASTNGRKSVDEAVHAASNKVLELCENGEAGGPDEEGWSKRAQ; translated from the coding sequence ATGACTTTGCCCCGGGACGAAGACAGCACACTGCGACACTGGAGTACCCGTCTCATCCAGGCGCTGCAGATTCTTGATCTGGAAATGGACCACGAGAAAATCGTCCAGGTCGCGGACGAGTCGCTCAAGGCCGTCGGGCCCCACGCGGATGCCATCAGCGCGTTCATCGTTGGCTTCGCTGCGGGAACAGCCTCGACCAACGGCAGGAAGAGCGTTGACGAGGCAGTCCACGCAGCATCAAACAAGGTCCTGGAGCTGTGTGAGAACGGCGAGGCTGGCGGCCCGGACGAAGAGGGCTGGAGCAAGCGCGCCCAGTAA